The nucleotide window TCAATTCTTTCGTCCTGATTGATGTTATCTGCATTAGACGTGCTTGCTTCCTGACCTGCACCGTTGGTTACTACACTTGTCCGACTCCTAGTTGACTTTGACCGTCTGTACACTTCTCTAAACATCTTTTCACGCAAATTTGGCTTCTGGGAGTCTTGTATATCAGAGCTCAAAGTATCGTCAACCCGAGTAGCTTCTAGGGGCATTTCTGTAATTTTCAGGTCAGGAATATCTGAGGTGGACCCATTTCTTGATTCTAGTACTGAAGATCTGATCTTTAATTTTGTGGGAGTTATTCGTAATTTCATCTGTAACGGAATAGGTGTCTCTTTATCTTGACTATTTTCTTGTTCCTCATCTGatatgaccattttgcccttttggATTTGGACACCCGAAGAACTAGAAGGGCCCACTGACTCTTCCTTTTCAAAGGCCGGTGATGAATCGACAACATTCTCAGTCTTGAAATCGACATTGGGACATGACTGATATCTAGATTCAGAAATGAACGGTCTCGGTGCGCTGATTCTCGACCGTTTTGAAGAGCGCGATTTTGCACCTCCCCATTTAATGTCTCTCTCGAGCAGGCTTACATGATTTATATTTTCCGCTGGTGAACTGTTTCCGTTATTTTCAAGAAATTCGCAGTTCCCGTTACTCGAGGAGAAATTCTTTGTTGATTCATCTATATCGTGAGGAGTTGTAGTGGAGGATGGGCCCACCAATTCCCGTTTACTTGAATCTCGATTGGGAAATTTAAACACTAATCTCCTTTTGGGTGTGTTTTGGGGGGTACCCACATCTTCAGATACTATTTCTTTGCCTTTTAAATGTCCGTTATCTTCATTTTCAATGGACAATTCAGTCTCTTCGCTTCCAGCTTCGGTTTCTTGCTGACTGGAATAACTTTCTGATGAATCGCCTTCTAGAAtgtcctcttcctcatcctcctcctcttcttcttcttctccttctgTGGCTTTTCCGCTAATTCGGGATAGAAAACTTAGAGCATTACGTGCAGCGGCTCTTCGAGGTCGTgaggactttgactttgacttagATGACTTCCTTTTAGAGGCTTTTTGACCAAATCTTAACTGTCTGCTTCGATCGTTTCTATGTGAACTTTCTTCACCATCCAGGTTCCTCCTCTTTACGCGTCTTCCGGAAGACGTCATGAACTCAGCCTgacaaaattttgaaaaatgaacCTTAAAAATCGAATACTGTAACCACTGTACTTTGACCATCTTTGACCAAAAACATGTAGCATGTCCGATTAAAATCCACCGAAAAAAAAAAAGTCAGAAGTAAAGCGTGTGATTACTATGCAACTAAACCTTCAAGTCAACGACTGCTGAAAACATGTTCATCGGGGTTGACTTTCTTGGTCAAAGAGACTGCTTTTCAATTTCTAAATTTTATACAGATACTTTTACAGAAGTCAATAAGTTCAAAAAATCGTTATTTTGAGTAAATTTGACAAAAAAACATGTAATGTAACATGTCGGATTAGACTAATGAAAAAAAATCAGAAATAAAACATGTGATTACTGCTTTACTAAACCTTCAAGTCAATGACTGCATTGACTTTCTTGGTCAAAGGGACTGCTTTCCAATTTCAAAATTTTAGATACCTATACAGTACTCAAGTCGATATTTTCAGCTTGTATACTTTCGAAAACGTTTAATATTGTCACTGATTCTCTCTAAACATGTATACACCATATTAAATATGAAGCTAAAAAATAGTGAAAATGTAAGACTTACTTCTGCCTTGATTTTCTTCTTTTTGGATCTACGGCTGATGTCATCACGAGAACTTTGATCCTCGCTGTCACCAGCACCAGATTCAAGACTAGCAGAAGCATTAGAACTCAAACTTCCTTGCTCTCCACCTGAATGATACTCTTCCGTTACATTATACTCTGAATCGTTTTCATCACTTTGTATTTCTATTTCTGGTTCCCAATCCATGACATCAACAAACTCGGGAAGTGGGTCCATCAGAATATCCAAGTCAGCAATTGGTGGTACTTGGAATTCTTGGTCAACAAGGCTTATGTCGGTTCCTACAGCAAATCTCAATCCCGACGGCCTCCATTCAAGCCCCAACGCTCCTAACCGTCTTTGTTGGTATTTGCTTTGGTAAGGCTCCGGGTACGGTATCATGCCTAAAAAAGTTTCAAACTTCATCAGTATCTGTTGTGTTACATGCTTACATGATatactaacttttattaaaataataatctaTAGTTTATATATTGCATTTAGGAAGTTGTAACATATTTGGCCAAGTTTATCGATTTAACACTTTTGACCCGTGGAGATATAAACAACTGAATCCAAAATCATTACATTTTTTAGGTAAAAGGGTTGAAAATTCTCCAAATCAATGCTTGGTAATGTACAATATTATAatgtaaaaatattaaacaatGGTAACTTCAAATCTTCTTTATGAACAAACCTGAATCACAAAGGAGATCTTGCATATTCCTTCGATAGGGAGCAAGTTGTGTTTCCTGGATATAGTTGGAAATCTCAAAAACAATAGCAACAAATGGCAAAATAGAAGATAACATTCAGTAGTTCAGTGTGGTAattaaaataagttttttttttttttttccatattCTCTCTTTAAGCCTGTAAAGATTTTGGTACGGTAAACTGCACTGCATTACAATCTTTCCAAAACCACATTTGCATGCAAATAATTAACTATTAAATAACTATCATCAATCATAAATATTGTTACCCCCCTCATGTGTAGGCCTGTAAGCGAACCGAACGTTCAAGAACTGATCGTGAAGTattcggcgggaagtttgtttgtttaaataaacaaacgaacatgaacaaattttttttgttcatttaattaaatgaacaaagaCACGCTTTGTTCATTCATCTATGTTCGTGAACatccgtttatgttcgtttatttacgttcgtttaaattttaataGATACACAAGTggtaatatttatataaatataagcATTAAACAGGGTTTCTAACTACTTAGAGAAAGATAACTAATTAGTAATTGGGCTCTAGTAATAAAAAGGGCTTTCGAACTGAACTTATCATAATTAATTAATCACTACTTTCAATAAAAAAACTACTtaatgttcgtttatgtttggtcaattatgttcatttgtgtttgttatgtttactATATTATGTCCGTATAAGTTTGTTTGTGTATGTTCGTGAATTGTTCGTTTAAGTGTTAAACGAATGAgcataaacaaacacaaacatgctcattttcttaatgaacgaacatgaacaaaaaaatgtgtttgatatgttcgtgttcggttcGGTTACACGCCTATTCATGTGGTTTCTTGAAATTTTGAATAAAACTATGGTTTATTAAGGAAAAAAAAAAGTATTTCTAAAAAAAAGTAATTGAAAAAACTGACCTGATCTAGAGCATTTCCATGACCGTCTTGAATAAGGGGCCTGTAGTCTCCAAGAAAAAACTGTTGCCAAGCTTATATAGTGTCATTCACGGTgatgttttattaaaaaaaaaagtatttcatacttttttatttagtttatacCTGATCATACTTAGCATCATTTTGCGCCTCTCCTTGTCCGGTACTCAGTATATGTAATTGACCAACCTCGTCAGAAAGTATAATGGATGTCCCGTCACTGGTAAAATAAGATATTATGGAGACGATATTATATAAACGATTGATATAAATCATTTTGAATATTTGTAATCTTTCAGCTTGTCACAGAAAGAAAAACATCATACTATGCCCACACCTGTagttagggctgcaaacgaaccaaacgttcggcgaacagttcgtgaaccgttcggcgggaagttcgtttgtgttcgttcgtgtATTAAACaagaacacgaacaagaaatttcgttcgtttagttaaatgaacaaacatgaacagaggtcgcgttcgttcgtttatgttcgtgaacgttcggtaacgtgttcgtttgtgttcgatagttcattagtgtttttagtttttatatttatttaaatacttcaaaattcctacaaattaaatatctaataagtgtcagtTTATTATATATTCTGTTAATGAACGATTGTTTGTATTCGCttgttttcatttgtgttcatgaacattcgtttgtgctcatttgtgttcgtcaacgttcgtttttgttcgttgcctaaaattaacaaacgaacacgaacaatttCATTTCCTttacaaacgaacacgaacataaaatctcgttcgataagtgttcgtgaacggttcgcgaacacatatattttttaacaaacaaacacgaacaaggtcttgttcgtgttcgttcggttcgtttgcagccctacctGTAGTTATAACAAAATAAATCAATAAGAGGTATCAACTTACGGAGAAAACTTTCCATCAACTATCTTAAAGCGCCCAATTTCAAATACACGAATAGGTAATCCTTCCCATATCTATAAATGATCAAATAAATCAAAATTATTTAACAAAATGTAACAATATGCAATACAAAGACAAGTACTCACATCCCAGACTATTGTTTTGCCATCGTATCCAGCACTCATAGCTATTCTTGGATTGAAAGGATGAACATCCAACACATAAGTCTACGGATAAAAGTGTAACGATTAGAAACTATGTTATATGCGCAAACTGTTTACTTTATTGTGACGAGAAAAATAAAATCACTTACGGATCCACTGTGACCGGTTAAAGAATGAACTAAGCTACCATCAACAGCGTTCCAAACACATATCCTGCAATCTGCATCCATAAAAATGAAAATAACTCATTTGGGAATTCTTCATTCTATAAAACCGCAAATTCAGCAACAAAACTAACTCGCAATCAAAATATATATGAGATGTATTAAACACCTACCCATGATGGCAGCGAGGACAAAGCGGTTGTCGAGGCTCCATACAATCATGTTAACACCACGTGGAGTAGGAAGAATCCTTTGCCGTGGGCCCCCTCTTGGTGGCTGAGGTGGCATTGGCGGTGGTGGAACTTTTAAATGATATGCGCGTGTCCACCGTCCAACTCTTCCCTACAACTCAAATTAAATATACAACTTCATGAGATCGTAAAAGAAAAGGCTAAATTTCAAATGCTCAAAAACACTGTAAAATAATGTCTCACATGAGATCTGCGTGATTTTGGAACCCAGATAATTGCACTGCCATCACGGGAACACGTAACAATGTTGTCATGGGTAAACCTGCAAAATTCACCATTATATGTaaactatgcagttaatgcggtaaaatatcggatatcggtcaaggaccgatatttgaaatataggttatctcggtgggatatcggtaattttaatataatgcagatattatatatatagcaatttaacaccaataattcagtgatatatcagtgatatatcggttatatcggtcaatatcgctgataatattttgaccgatatttgacaccgatattttactaagggaccaatatgaccgatataaccgatacatcaccgatattaactgcatagtatGTAAAtattcaaaatataaatttcaagTCATGAATGCAATTTAAAAGAGAAATAAGCACCATGTATTTTTGAACTTCGGAAGGTTTTCTTCTTTTGAGACATCAGATGGAGAAAACCTAGAAGCCACCGCACAGCCACTGCACATCATAAGGCAGTATAAACCTTAGCACTAAACCcaattaccaaaaaaaaaataaaaaaaaaaaacggtacCTAAACTGTACATAGTTAACATCGTTTTCATGCCCTGCTAGAATATCCATCTCATGATTGGGTTGCTGCGGGTCATCGCTGCTAGATTTACAAGCGTTCCAAACCTGCAAATAAATAATATGAAAATTTCACTTTCTGTGGGTTATCAAGCTAGGAAagaaacattatttatttacaaGTATACCCTTGCATGAGTGTCTGAGCTTCCGGTGACAAAAACAGTCCCATTAGCGTTGAATGAACAGCAAAATATCTGATGATTTTGATGAACAAAAGTTGATGTTGATGGTCCATTGTTTTTCCCTATCATTACAAACGTATTCCTAAATAAGTCGTTTATCCTCACATAAAGTAAGGAGTTGGTAATGAGCTGCAATAACATCTATGACTAACCAGCTTGAGCTTCCGGAGGCTTCGGTACGTATACACGTGGACTGAACTGAGAATTTCTAGCAT belongs to Helianthus annuus cultivar XRQ/B chromosome 5, HanXRQr2.0-SUNRISE, whole genome shotgun sequence and includes:
- the LOC118492252 gene encoding PH-interacting protein-like isoform X1, with amino-acid sequence MALHKKPPPNEPPSGSLKPLSLSSKVKERNQLVDVNKHAKEAEVDIDLKEVYFLIMHFLSAGPCHRTYGQFWNELLEHQLLPRRYHSWYSRSGGTSGDENDDGMSFPLSYNKLVERYPHVEKDHLVKLLKQLLSGAASSSQGHTRLNAAAVPTLLGTGSFSLLSDDVKKGENEVRRPPGFMRWPHMQADQVRGLGLREIGGGFSRHHRAPSIRAASYAIVKPSTMFQKMENLKKLRGHRNAVYCAIFDRLGRYVITGSDDRLVKIWSMETALCLASCRGHDGDITDLAVSFNNLFVASASNDCIIRVWRIADGLPISVLRGHTGAVTAIAFSPRLGSVYQLLSSSDDGSCRIWDARNSQFSPRVYVPKPPEAQAGKNNGPSTSTFVHQNHQIFCCSFNANGTVFVTGSSDTHARVWNACKSSSDDPQQPNHEMDILAGHENDVNYVQFSGCAVASRFSPSDVSKEENLPKFKNTWFTHDNIVTCSRDGSAIIWVPKSRRSHGRVGRWTRAYHLKVPPPPMPPQPPRGGPRQRILPTPRGVNMIVWSLDNRFVLAAIMDCRICVWNAVDGSLVHSLTGHSGSTYVLDVHPFNPRIAMSAGYDGKTIVWDIWEGLPIRVFEIGRFKIVDGKFSPDGTSIILSDEVGQLHILSTGQGEAQNDAKYDQFFLGDYRPLIQDGHGNALDQETQLAPYRRNMQDLLCDSGMIPYPEPYQSKYQQRRLGALGLEWRPSGLRFAVGTDISLVDQEFQVPPIADLDILMDPLPEFVDVMDWEPEIEIQSDENDSEYNVTEEYHSGGEQGSLSSNASASLESGAGDSEDQSSRDDISRRSKKKKIKAEAEFMTSSGRRVKRRNLDGEESSHRNDRSRQLRFGQKASKRKSSKSKSKSSRPRRAAARNALSFLSRISGKATEGEEEEEEEDEEEDILEGDSSESYSSQQETEAGSEETELSIENEDNGHLKGKEIVSEDVGTPQNTPKRRLVFKFPNRDSSKRELVGPSSTTTPHDIDESTKNFSSSNGNCEFLENNGNSSPAENINHVSLLERDIKWGGAKSRSSKRSRISAPRPFISESRYQSCPNVDFKTENVVDSSPAFEKEESVGPSSSSGVQIQKGKMVISDEEQENSQDKETPIPLQMKLRITPTKLKIRSSVLESRNGSTSDIPDLKITEMPLEATRVDDTLSSDIQDSQKPNLREKMFREVYRRSKSTRSRTSVVTNGAGQEASTSNADNINQDERIESRIHETRRNVNFRAVHNVSEDTSSKEKSSTDGEEEEEDRLNSRHKVGLRSTRSRRAVDYSRRNRSPEKRKPHQSTRSSWLLLSDHEEGSRYIPQLGDEVVYLRQGHQDYVEASRSRDMVPWRSLKGIIRDVEFCKVKDLEYSTHPGSGESCCKMTLQFEDPTSNVVGKTFKLTLPEVTGFGDFIVERSRYVAAMKREWSCRDKCRVWWKNDGEEDGNWWHGRIVAVKPKSAEFPDSPWDRYSVHYKNDPNVFLHSPWELYNDDSMEWEEPRIDDNVRNKLIRALSKLEKSGNKSEDHYGVQKLKQVSHTSTFINRFPVPLSLEVIQSRLENNYYRRLAALKHDVEVLIENAETYLGRNKDNATKIRRLSDWFTRTLSSL
- the LOC118492252 gene encoding PH-interacting protein-like isoform X2, which translates into the protein MALHKKPPPNEPPSGSLKPLSLSSKVKERNQLVDVNKHAKEAEVDIDLKEVYFLIMHFLSAGPCHRTYGQFWNELLEHQLLPRRYHSWYSRSGGTSGDENDDGMSFPLSYNKLVERYPHVEKDHLVKLLKQLLSGAASSSQGHTRLNAAAVPTLLGTGSFSLLSDDVKKGENEVRRPPGFMRWPHMQADQVRGLGLREIGGGFSRHHRAPSIRAASYAIVKPSTMFQKMENLKKLRGHRNAVYCAIFDRLGRYVITGSDDRLVKIWSMETALCLASCRGHDGDITDLAVSFNNLFVASASNDCIIRVWRIADGLPISVLRGHTGAVTAIAFSPRLGSVYQLLSSSDDGSCRIWDARNSQFSPRVYVPKPPEAQAGKNNGPSTSTFVHQNHQIFCCSFNANGTVFVTGSSDTHARVWNACKSSSDDPQQPNHEMDILAGHENDVNYVQFSGCAVASRFSPSDVSKEENLPKFKNTWFTHDNIVTCSRDGSAIIWVPKSRRSHGRVGRWTRAYHLKVPPPPMPPQPPRGGPRQRILPTPRGVNMIVWSLDNRFVLAAIMDCRICVWNAVDGSLVHSLTGHSGSIWEGLPIRVFEIGRFKIVDGKFSPDGTSIILSDEVGQLHILSTGQGEAQNDAKYDQFFLGDYRPLIQDGHGNALDQETQLAPYRRNMQDLLCDSGMIPYPEPYQSKYQQRRLGALGLEWRPSGLRFAVGTDISLVDQEFQVPPIADLDILMDPLPEFVDVMDWEPEIEIQSDENDSEYNVTEEYHSGGEQGSLSSNASASLESGAGDSEDQSSRDDISRRSKKKKIKAEAEFMTSSGRRVKRRNLDGEESSHRNDRSRQLRFGQKASKRKSSKSKSKSSRPRRAAARNALSFLSRISGKATEGEEEEEEEDEEEDILEGDSSESYSSQQETEAGSEETELSIENEDNGHLKGKEIVSEDVGTPQNTPKRRLVFKFPNRDSSKRELVGPSSTTTPHDIDESTKNFSSSNGNCEFLENNGNSSPAENINHVSLLERDIKWGGAKSRSSKRSRISAPRPFISESRYQSCPNVDFKTENVVDSSPAFEKEESVGPSSSSGVQIQKGKMVISDEEQENSQDKETPIPLQMKLRITPTKLKIRSSVLESRNGSTSDIPDLKITEMPLEATRVDDTLSSDIQDSQKPNLREKMFREVYRRSKSTRSRTSVVTNGAGQEASTSNADNINQDERIESRIHETRRNVNFRAVHNVSEDTSSKEKSSTDGEEEEEDRLNSRHKVGLRSTRSRRAVDYSRRNRSPEKRKPHQSTRSSWLLLSDHEEGSRYIPQLGDEVVYLRQGHQDYVEASRSRDMVPWRSLKGIIRDVEFCKVKDLEYSTHPGSGESCCKMTLQFEDPTSNVVGKTFKLTLPEVTGFGDFIVERSRYVAAMKREWSCRDKCRVWWKNDGEEDGNWWHGRIVAVKPKSAEFPDSPWDRYSVHYKNDPNVFLHSPWELYNDDSMEWEEPRIDDNVRNKLIRALSKLEKSGNKSEDHYGVQKLKQVSHTSTFINRFPVPLSLEVIQSRLENNYYRRLAALKHDVEVLIENAETYLGRNKDNATKIRRLSDWFTRTLSSL